The Novibacillus thermophilus genome segment AAAACGATGAAAGGGGAGAAGTAATGTGGAAAAGGAAAAACTTTTATTTGGTAGAATGTTGGGGGAAATGTACCGAATTCAAAAAAAGTTGGGGATGCAAGTTTCTGATGCAAGGATTTATGGACTTTTAAACGGAGTAGAAGAAGCTATTGATGAAGAGATTGAAAAAATTGGCTATGTTTCAAATAGGGATATTTCCGCAGTTTGTGACGTATTGGACGAATATTACCAAGACTGGGATAAGGTTAGTAAATTAGACGGTTTTTATGAAGTAGAAGATAAATTGAGGAATAAGGGTATTGGAAGGTCAAAGGCAATTAGAATCTTGAAGTATTTATACGCATCCAATAGATACAATGATTTGATAGATAAATTTGACAGTCCAAAATCTCCAGTTGAGGCAAAGAAATTTAAATTAAAAGAATACGATTTATGAAAACTTTTCATTAGCACCCACGTGGTGCTTTTTCTTTTGCAGGAATATCCTCCCTTTTGTCGAATTAAGTTTGGCAGGAGGAGATGATGGTATGAACAAGAAAAAATTAAGGTATGCGATATTAAAGGAAATTAACAGCGGGAATAAAAGGTTAACAGAGAAGGATTTTGGGGTTTCGGAGGATGATTTTGACGAGACTGTACGCTATCTTGACAGAGAGGGTTATCTGAAAGGTCTCATGTACGCTGATGATAGACCTTGTCTGTTCGAAGGAACCGCTTATGTAACAGAAAAAGGGGAAGATTATTTATCAGCAAATAGCAAACTATCAAAAACATATAAAGGATTAAAAGAAATAAGAGATTGGTTGAAGTTATAGCGCCCAAAGGGCGTTTTTTCTTTTGGAATGACAATAAAGGAGGCGGTGGTGATGTAAATGGCGAGAGGCCCTAAGCTGAACGACCGAAAAAAAGAGAAGATAAGGCAGTTGCTGGCAGAAGGGTATGCTAAAAATGCAGTCGCGAAAAAAGTGGGTGTATCATGGGCGACAGTAGATAAGGTGAGTAAGGAAGATGCAGATGGTCTTGAGACTTTACGAGAACAGAAAAAAGAACAGTGGATAAAGGAATCGTGGAAGACAATATATCTCTACATGCAACACGTTCAATCCGAAAAGGTCATAAAGCGGACGGGTGCTAGAGACAGCGCAATTCTCATCGGGACACTTCATGACAAGATGTTAAAGGCAAAGGAACTTGAATTGAAACAACAAGAACTTGAGTTAAAGCGGAAAGAAATCGAAGAACCGCAAACGAGCCGTGTTATTATCGTTGACGACGTGCCAGAGGTAGAAACAGATGAATGAGACTATAGTTAAGGTCACGGATTTAATCAATCGAAACTTTTACCCTGTATGGAGAACGGAAAAGCCGAACGTGGTGTTATCCGGCGGACGTTCCTCGATGAAATCATCGGTTATCTCTTTGAAACTAGTGGCAGATTTCCTGAAAGACGATATGGGGAACGTTGTTTGTTTACGTAAGGTCGGGAAGTACCTCTCTACGAGTTGTTATGAACAGATTAAATGGGCAATCTACATGCTTGGCGTGGAGAATGAATTTTATTTTGGGAAATCGCCACTCAAAATCACGCACCGTCGGACAAAGACGGCTTTTTATTTTTACGGTGTAGACGATCCAATGAAATTAAAGTCAACAATCATCGCGAAAGGCTATGTGATGGCGTTATGGTTTGAAGAATTAGCCGAATTCGACGGAGTAGAGGATATAGACACGGTTGAAGATACGTTTATTCGGCAGGATTTAGACGGAAAAGAGGTAAAGGTTTATTATTCGTACAACCCACCCAGAAACCCTTACGCATGGGTGAACGAGTGGAAAGAAAGCAAAGTGAATGACCCTGACTTCTTTATTCATCATTCGACATATCTTCAGGACGAAAAAGGTTTTCTTTCAAAGCAACTGCTACGAAAAATCGAGAATTACAAAAAGAATGACTATGATTACTGGCTTTGGATGTACAAAGGGGAGATCATCGGGCTGGGAGACATGGTATACAACATGAATCACTTTCACCCGTTGGATGAACTCCCTGATGACGATGATATACTCCTCATCGATACTGCGACGGATACAGGGCATCAAGTGTCGGCGACGGTTCATTGCGCGTTTGCGTTGACGAAAAAACGAAACGTTATTTTGCTTGACACGTGGTACTATTCGCCGGAGAACAAGTCCGTGAAGAAAGCGCCAAGCGACCTGTCGAAGGACTTTTTCGAGTGGATAACGAAAATAAGAGAGACATACAAAAAATCGATCGACAGAATGACGATTGATTCGGCAGAGGGTGCGCTGAGAAACCAAGTTTTCAAGGATTATTCGATCAGGCTTCATCCAATCTCGAAAAAGAAAAAAGTGGATATGATCGACAACGTTCATGACTTGCTGGCTCAAGGCAGGTTTTTTTATTTGGATACGGAAAACAACAAGATATTTATCGAAGAACATAGAAAATATCAATGGGATGCGGATACGTTACAATCGGACGACCCGAAAGTGGTTAAAGAAGACGATCACACATGCGATGCGTTCCAATACTACGTGAATGACAACTTGCGCAAGTTAGGGTTGAAATTTTAGGCGGTGATGACATGTTCAAAGGCCTAATCGCCAAGATAAGGCAGGTGATGTACCGGATGGGACTGCTGAAAGGAATAGAAAAACTGTCTGATCACAAAGATGTGACATTGAACGAGGAAATGTTTCAGCAGATAGAAATTTGGAAAAGTCTCTATAAGGGATACTATGAAAAATGGCACAATATAACGTATCAGACGGTTGAAGGAAGAAAACAACGCATCATGGAAAGCCTGAACATGGCTAAAGCATCTGCTGCGGAAATGGCTTCTCTCGTGTTCAACGAAAAATGTGAAATCAGTATAAGCGATGATACTTTAGCGAATAACATCGAAGAAGTGTTTAAGCAAAATAAGTTTTACAAAAAGTTTCAGGACTATCTCGAATACTCATTCGCACTCGGCGGCATGGTGATCAAGCCGTATGTGGAAGATGAGAAAATCAGGCTGTCGTTTGTTACAGCGGATTGCTTCATCCCGTTAACGTGGCAGAATGAGACGATCTATGAAGCTGTTTTCCCTTCGGAGTACAAAAAAGGTGACAAGAAGTACACTCACTTGGAATGGCACGTATGGGAAGACGGAGAATACGTCATCCGGAACGAATTGTACGAATCTAACGGACAGGACTTAGGCATAAAAGTAGCTTTATCGACATTGTTTCCTGATCTGGAAGAAGAAGTACGAATAAGCGGTTTGTCGAAACCGATTTTCACGTATTTCAAGCCAAACACGGCAAACAATATCGACACTCAAAGTCCACTGGGCATTAGCATCTATGCGAACGCTCTTGACACGATGAAAGCTATCGACACGGCGTTTGACAGCTTGCATCGAGAGTTCAGGCTTGGCAAAAAGCGAATTATCGTCCCTGCTCACATGGTCCAAGTAGTCATTGATCCACAGACAGGTGAGCCGAAGCGTTATTTCAATACCAGCGACGAAACATATGAAGCGCTCAACGCTGATGAGAACGATGTGGACATTAGAGACATGACCGTGGAATTGAGGGTCGAAGAACATATTGAAGCGATTAACGCATTGCTCAATCTGTTCGCGATGCAGACTGGTTTCTCGGCAGGGACATTTACTTTTGATGGCGAGAGCATGAAAACAGCAACCGAGGTCATCAGTGAGCAATCAAAAACATTTAAGAGCAAGCAGTCCCATGAAGTCATTATCGAAGCTAGTTTGCAAGAATTGATTGATTCGATAGTCGCAATTGCTGAACTATACAACATTTTTTCAGCGCCGGAGAATTATGAAGTCGCCATATCCTTCGATGACAGCATAGCAGAAGACAAGAGTGCTGAAATCAATCAACAGATTCAACTTGTTACGAATCAATTACAAAGCCGTAAACGTGCAATCATGCGAATACACGGGATGACAGAAGAAGACGCAGAACAATTGTTACAAGAGATATACGCAGAAGAACGGCAAGGTTCTCCTGACTTCGAGGAATTGCAAAGCGAATCAGTATTGTTTGGTGCAAGGGAGTGATTGAATGGAATCACAGTCGATTGGAGAATTCATCCGATCAAAACGAAAGGAAAAAGGGTTGTCTTTGCGAGAGTTGGCAAGGAGAACTGGAGTTTCTCAGCCTTATTTGTCTCAATTAGAAACAGGAAGCCACAACAACCCTTCTTTAGATACTTTGCGAAAAATATGTAAACAATTGGATGTGGATTATATAGATTTTTTTGTCAGAATTGGATATATAACCGAAGAAGACATAAAAAGCTATGTCGCCAGAAGGTGGTTAAATGAATCCTAACCAACTAGACATATTCACTCAACCCGTCATAGATATTTACCGTACCCTGGAAGAGGAAATATTTTTAATGATGGCCAAACGGTTGAAAACAGACGATGATATTACACGAGAACAAGCGTTTGAGTGGCAAGCTGAAAAAATACAGCAGTTAAATTCAATAAATGATGAGACAATAAAGATGTTATCTAAAACAACTGGTCTTGCCGAAAAGGAAATCAGAAAAATCTTTGAAGAGGTCGGAGATGAAACAATTAACACTGTTGATGAAGACGTGGAGAGAATCTACAATCAAGCGAAAGCAGAAGGAAAGAGCGATATATTAGCGACTTTTGTTGTATTAGGCGCAATGATCTACGGCTTTCAGCGGTTAAGGAAATCTAGAGAATATCAGCGGACAGTTAGCGAATTTCAAAATAGAGTTTTTCGTGATTTCAATGTGTTCATCAATGAAACGCTAATCACAACGAATTACGGCGAAGGAACAGTTGCGAGGATGTATCGCCGTATCGTCGAAGAAGCGGTAAGTCGGGTATTGACAGGGGATATCACGATCAATAAAGCCGTGGCTGAAACTGTTATAAAATGGGCTGAACGAGGCATACAATCAGGATTCGTTGACAGAAGCGGTCGGATATGGAGCCTAGACCGATACGCCGAAGCGACAATTCGGTCAACGGTAAACACTTTGTATAACGAGTTAACGATAAATCGAATGAAAGAGTACGGGACAGACTTAGTTCTAGTTAGCAGTCTTCCTGATCCACGGGAAGCCTGTTCTCGTATACAGGGAAAAGTCGCATCGCTCAGCTATCCGTCGAGCCATCCAAAATATCCGAGCGTATACGAGTTCGGTTACGGAGAGCTTTGGGGTTTGCGGGGGGTTAATTGTCGACATCGCTTTTACGCTTGGTTTGAAGGAATCAGCGAAAATAACCAAGTTCAATACAATGTCAGAGAAGCTCAAGAAAGGTATCAGCTTTCACAAAAACAGCGTTATTATGAACGTCAGATTCGTAAAGCAAAACGCTCTTTGAATATCGCGAAGGAATTAGGAGATGAAGAACTGATACAGCGGTATAGAAGACTTGTCAGAGCCAGACAGGCAAGAATACGAGAGTTTATCAAAGAACATGATCTACCAAGACGATATGATAGAGAAAGAGTGATTGCGTAAGCCGTTAGGGCTTTTTTATTTTGTCCGTTTATGCGTAGTGGACGTTAAATAAAACGCAAGGAAATTACCCATACGGGAGGCTTCAAAATGAGTGAAGAACAAAACACACAACAACAAGCGGCTAACCAGCAAGCCGAAGAAAAACAGGCTGGAGAGCAAGAAACGGGCACTGCTCCCGAAAAAGCAGAGGAAAAACTGTTCAGGCAAGAAGATGTGAACAACATCGTATCCAGAGAGGCTAAAAAAGCACAGGAGAAGTTGTTGAAGCAGCTAGGCATTGACGACTTTGATTCCGCAAAAGAGGGGCTGGAAAAATTCCGTGAATGGCAAGAGTCGCAAAAGAGCGAAGCTGAAAAACAAGCCGAACGACTTCAGAAGTTGGAATCTGATTATAATTCCGTTTCTGAAGAAAATGCTTCGCTTAAAGCGCAAATTGCCGCCATGAAGTCGGGTGTTAAGGCTGAATCTGTTGAGGATGTTGTCGTATTAGCGAAAACACTTGTCGATGATGACACAGATATGAACGAAGCGATCAAGAAAGTCATTGAGAAGTACCCGCATTTTGCGGAAGAAAAGCAAGAGCAAAAACCGTCTTTCACGACGGGACAACACACGAAAGAAGGCAATATGGACGCTTTCGCTAAAACATTACTTGGGAAATGAGGGGTTGATTAAATATGGCAAATGCTATTAACTACGCTGAACGTTATCAACAAGAATTAGATCAGGTTTTAACGCAAGCAACACTTACTAACGCTTTGGAAACACCGAATGTCAACTGGATGGGAGCGAAAACGTTCCACGTACCGACTGTTGACGTGACGGGGTATCAAAACCACAGCCGAAACGGCGGTTGGAATCGTGGAGATGTCACGGTCACTCATGAGCCGTATACGCTTCAGTTTGACCGTGACGTTGAATTTTTTGTTGATCAAATGGATGTCGACGAAAGTAACCAAGCGGCAAGCGCAGCAAATATTACCCGTGTTTTCCTGACCGAAAAAGCGGGGCCGGAAGTGGATGCATACCGCTTCGGGAAAATGGCGACACACGCGATTGATGAAGGTTTAGCCACTGGAGAAGCGATTGACGCAACGAATGTGTTTCAACGTTTGAAAGCCGATATTTTGAAAGTGCGGAAATACGGTCCGTCTAATCTCATTGCGTACCTTTCAAGTGAGGCAATGGACGCATTGGAGCGCTCTGAGTATTTTCAGCGCAATATCAACGTTCAAGATCAGGGGACGGCGATCGAAACTCGTGTCACGTCTCTTGACGGCGTACAGCTTGTAGAGGTTTGGGACGCCGAACGCTTCAACACGGAACACGATTTCACCAGCGGGTTCACGGCAACTGGGTTAGGAATCAACTGGATTATCGTTTATAAAGGGGCTATTGTGGCGAAAACGAAAGTGAACAGCGTATACCTGTTTGCTCCGGGACAACACACGGAGGGTGACGGATATCTCTATCAGAACCGCATGTATCACGACTTGTTTGTGATGAAAAACAAAGCGGACGGCATTGTGGTTTCGCATGTAGAAGCATAGGAGGTCACGTCATGAAGAAATTCAAAAAAGGGAACGTGATTATCCGAACGAATGACCCGCGTGAGGAGAACGAGTTGCGGCTACAGGGATATGAAGAGGTAAAAGAGAAGCCTAAAAAGACGAAGAGAGCATCCTCTCAGTAGGGTGCTTTCTTCTTTGAGGTGATTGCATGGCTTATGACATCGAAAAATACCCCGCACGAAGCGGTAGAGTGATTGGAGAGGACGGACAACTCTACAACATTGTAGAATTGCTCCAAAGCGGTGGTAGCGGAGGTGGTGCGAGCATGAGATTTCATTTTGGTGAAGGAGCGCCAGACGCATCACTGGGAGCGCCGGGAGATGTGTACCTTGATACTGATAGCGGCGACTTCTACCAAAACCAAAACGGCGCATGGAACGTGATTGGTAATTTGCGAGGGCCTCAAGGTCCACAGGGGCCGCAAGGGCCGGAGGGTCCTCAAGGGGAACAAGGTCCCCAAGGCCCCGCAGGAGCAGACGGTGCTGACGGTCGTGGAATCGACGACATCACGTTTGATGCAGATACGAACGAACTTGTTTTTCATATGACTGACAGTACCGAAATCAGAGTGCCGTGGCCAGAAGTGTAGGTGATTGAATGGCATATTTGACATATGACGAATACACTCAATTCGGATTCTCTGAGATCGAGGAAGACGAATTCAATCGGCTATTGCCCAAGGCGAGTGATGTTTTGAATGCTGTCACTCGTGATTTTTATGTGTTTAATGACATTGAGGATGATGTTGAGTTCCGTCGGGGAAGGTTCAAAAAGGCTGTTGCCGCCCAGATTGAATATTTCCATGACATAGGGGCAACGTCGTCACATGGATTAAACGAACCGTCTACCGTCACAATTGGGAGAACGACTGTATCACGAGGATACAGAGGAACGTCACAGGATGAGACGCAATTTAGTATCGTGTCTCCAGATGTGTTGATGTATTTGTCAGGGACAGGGCTTCTCTATCGCGGCGTGAGGGTGGTTTAAATGCGTATCGGTCCGTTGCCGAAGCGTTGGCTCATTCATTCGATTGAGTATTACGAGTATCTCGGGGAGGATGATTGGAGTAACCCGATATACGATGATCCGATTGTGATCAAAAACGTGCGTTTTGACAATTCAACTGTGTTTAGCCGCGATACAACACAAACAAAGGTTTTAGCCGATGCGGTTATTTTTGTAGACGTCACACATAGTGACCCTGTTCTTGATTTTAAGGAACGATCAAAAATTCAGTTCAACGGCAGGGATATGATACTTCAAAAAGTGATTCCCTGCTTTTATCCGCACAAAAACGAGGTCAGACACTACGAACTCGAGGTGATCTGATGGCAGTCAGAGTAAATGTGAAAAAAGACTTAAGAGGTGTCGGGAAACGGGTTTCGCAGATGACTAAGCTAGGGCAATATGCTCTGGCGAATCAGGTTCATGCTGACTCGAACCGTTATGCACCATTGTTGACAGGAGACTTACGCAACCAATCGGCAGTATCGCCGGACAACAAGTCTATCGTTTGGAACGTTCCTTACGCTAGACGACAGTACTACAACTATGGCGCAAAATTCACCACGCCGGGCACGGGGCCAAAATGGGACGAAAAAGCGAAAGCAATTCACATACGATCGTGGGAACGAGTTGTTAAAAGGGCGATGAAGTAATGACACTTGATTTTATGTTGAAGCTGAATCAACTCATTAACAGTCTTGACCTTTATGCGCCTTGCAAGATCGGCGTGTTAGGAGAAGAAGAAAGCCTGTCCATTATGTCAATGCCCGGCGGGGAAGAAACGGTCTATTTCGACGGCGTGCGGGACAAGGATTATCAAGTACAGGTGAATGCGAAAAGCAGGAATCACAATAACTGTTTCAACGCTTTAACAACGATTTATCAAACACTTGAAAATCTAACAGATTTACCGAGCGATAACGGAAGTTACGATTTTCAGGGAATTACCACACAATCATTACCGTCACTCGTGATGCAGGATGAGGACGGTTTTTTTATTTACCAGCTTTCGATTAGCGCAAAAATTACGATTTATGAAGGAGTGAGCTAATGTGGCGAGACAAAAGAACGCTCTGACGGAATATTACGTTGGCGCTATACCTAGCGACGGGTCAACCGAACCGGAATATTTTCGTTTGGCGAAATGGATTTCAACCGTTACGGATGATTCGGAAGAAGAAACGGAAAGTGTAGGGTATTACGACGGTGATGGGACGCCTGAAACAGATGTGATCAGCGTAGCGAAAACTTACACATTCGAAGGGTTTTATGATGATGAAGATCCGGCTATGTCGTTTATCAAGAGTCTTGAGTTTGAGACAGGTGAAGGCCGGAAAATTATGTTTAAGCAAGTGCGAACAAATGGCGACACGCTTGAAGGGCGTGCAACAGTAACTGACATTGCAGTGACAGGAGGAGAAGCGACAGAATACGCGACGTTCAACTGCACAATTGCGTGGGACAGAAAGCCGGACATCACACCCGGTGACGGAAATGGTGGCGGTGGAGTAGAGGGGTAGGTCCATCCTACCCTTACATATTTTTAAGGAGGGATAATGTGGCTATAAAAATTCAAACGGAAAAACCGGAGATTCCTGTCGAAATCGGGGATTTGAAATTTTCTTTTGATGTGTCGGATGAATCGATAAAGAAGTTTCGAGAAGATGCATTGAAGATTCAAAAGGAACTTGAAAACATTGAATCAATCGATAATGACAAGGAAGCACTTGAAGCCGCGAAGAATGTATTGCATCGTGGATATAGTCTTATTTTAGGCGACGGATCATTTGAGAAAATTTATGAGCTATCCCCTTCGGTAATCATTTGTATGAAATACCTAGAGCAGATCGTAGTCGGCATTGAGGAGGAGTTAAGAAACAAGGGGTATTCTCAAACTCAAAAAGAAAAGGCGCAAAAGTATATAAGCAACAAAAAGAAGTAGGTGAAGCGCGTGCTTTCACTTGCTTATCCGATAGATGACACTGTAGAAATTAACGGTGAAAAATACGAGTTAGATATGAGCTTTGATAATGTTATACGGCTTATCGACATGCTTAATGATGATGAATTAGACGACATAACAAAGATTGAGATAGGTTTATACATGCTTTTAAGCGTTGAATTAGATTATGATATCGAGAAGAAAGCAAAGATTTTCAAAGAAATTTTTGAAAAAGTTATTTTAGAAGGAGAAAAAGCTGAGCCTGCCTTGGATATTCAAGGGAATCCTATGCCGGAGAAAAAAGAAAAGGTTATATATTCGCTAAAAGAAGACGCCGAGTATATATATGCCTCTTTTATGCAAGATTATGGAATTGATTTGATCGAAGAGCAGGGAAAGCTTCACTGGTATAAATTTAAGGCTTTGTTATCTGGATTGAGAAACGATACGCACTTTAAAGAAATTTTAAACATTAGAACGATGGAATTGCCAAAAGGAAAAGGGATGGAAAAGGAACGTCGACGAATAATGGAACTAAAAGAAATATATAAATTAAAAGATCAATCCGATTAATATGTTAATATTAAGTAAAAAGTGGCTAGGAGGATTGGTCTTGAGCAAAAAATTGATGTTTGCAAGTGTATTGGCGATCTTTTTGTTGACAGCATGCGGGGGACAAGCGGCCGATGAAATGAAAAGTGAGGCAGAAGACAAACCAAAACAGGAAGAAGTAGAAAAAGAAGAGAAACAAATTGATGTGAAGATTGATGTAAATGAGGAATTAAGTTTTGAGCAGTTTGACGTAAACTTGAAGAAAGTCAGAGTGTATGAAGAGGATAATAAAATATTAGCTGATATTAGTTTAGAATGGCGGAACAATGCGTATGATTACGGTAGTGATGAAATGACATTTTTTGTTGCGACAACATTTGAAGTAAAACAGGGAGATAATGAACTAGAAGAAATCAACGATGCTTGGAATCCGGAAAATAAATCGTCTTCTAATGACGTATTCTTCCCGAATGCATTAGGTGGTTTGTGGGGCGTAGAATTGACTTATGAGTTAACGGATAAAACTACGCCGATTGACATCATTTTTACTCCGAACACTGAAACAGAAGGTAGCGAGACGATAACAGTCGATATTCCGGAATAATACAATGTGATGATTCAAGAACTCCGAAAACGGGGTTCTTTTTTATTGCGCCGAAAGGCAGGTGAGAAAAATGGCAGATGGCAGGGTCGTAATAGATGTCATACTCGACGACGGAAGAGTGGCAAAAGGTGTCGCAAATATCGATAAATCATTAGGTGGTCTAGGACAAACCGCTAGAAGAGGAGCGGCAGTCGTTGGAAAATTAGCAGCGGCATTGGGTTTGGTATATGTCGCAAAAAAAGGGATTGATTTAGTCACTAGATCACTTGACGGAGCTATAGATCGATATGACACATTGAACAATTTCCCTCGTGTAATGCAACAGATGGGGTTTGATGCAGAAGCGTCTGAAAAAGCAATACAAAGGCTGTCGGATGGTGTTCAAGGACTACCAACTCGATTAGACGAAGTAGCTAAAACCACCCAAAGAATTGCAATTATGACAGGCGATTTAGATGGAGCTGTAGAAACCACCCTGGCCTTGAATAACGCCTTTTTGGCTTCGGGTGCGAGCCAAGCTGATGCGGCGCGCGGGCTAGAACAATACGTGCAAATGTTGGCGAAAGGCGAAGTGGACCTGCAGTCATGGCGGACTCTGCAAGAAACGATGGGCGTTGCGCTGAACGATGTGGCGAAAGCGTTCGGTTTCGCTGGTAAATCAGCGCAGAATGATCTTTACGAAGCGTTAAAAAGCGGAGAAATAACGTTCGATGAATTTAACAATAAATTAATCGAGTTAAGCAACCAAACAGGTGGGTTTGCAGACCAAGCGAGAACTGCTAGTGGTGGGATCAGGACAGCATGGACTAACTTAAGTACGTGGATTGTCACTGGCGTCGCTGATGTGATCGGAGCAATCGATGAAGCGTTAGGTGGTACAGGATCGATCGAAAGTGCTATTAACAATTTAAAACCTGTCATCCAAGCTGTTTTTGGGTGGATGGCTGAAATGGTTTTAGTCGTAGCAGATAGAATTCGAATGGTCAAGGACGCGATTGATCCGTGGCTACCGTCGATTAATGAAGTGAGAGACGGTTTTATGAACGTCTTTTCGGCGTTACAGTCATTCGTTATGCCGATTATTCAAGAAGTTGTTAGCTTCATTATGAATGTTTGGGGGCAGTTAGTTGCGTGGTGGCAAGAGAACGGAAACCAAATTATGCAAGCGGCGCAAAATGCTTTTCAATTTATACTTACAATTGTTCAAGCGGTGATGCCAGCAGTTCAGTTTATTATTCAAATTGTGTGGGATGCTATTAAAAACATTATAAGCGGTGCATTATCCGTTATTCAGGGATTGATACAAGTCTTTACCGGAATTTTCACCGGGGACTTCTCGCAAATGTGGGAAGGCATCAAAAAGATATTTTCTGGAGCGATAGATTTAATTATCGGTTGGTTGTCGCTCTCTTTCTTGGGTGGAATCAGGAAAATACTTCTAAATTTATTGAAAAATGGCGTTA includes the following:
- a CDS encoding YjcQ family protein, which encodes MNKKKLRYAILKEINSGNKRLTEKDFGVSEDDFDETVRYLDREGYLKGLMYADDRPCLFEGTAYVTEKGEDYLSANSKLSKTYKGLKEIRDWLKL
- a CDS encoding helix-turn-helix domain-containing protein; its protein translation is MARGPKLNDRKKEKIRQLLAEGYAKNAVAKKVGVSWATVDKVSKEDADGLETLREQKKEQWIKESWKTIYLYMQHVQSEKVIKRTGARDSAILIGTLHDKMLKAKELELKQQELELKRKEIEEPQTSRVIIVDDVPEVETDE
- a CDS encoding PBSX family phage terminase large subunit, translated to MNETIVKVTDLINRNFYPVWRTEKPNVVLSGGRSSMKSSVISLKLVADFLKDDMGNVVCLRKVGKYLSTSCYEQIKWAIYMLGVENEFYFGKSPLKITHRRTKTAFYFYGVDDPMKLKSTIIAKGYVMALWFEELAEFDGVEDIDTVEDTFIRQDLDGKEVKVYYSYNPPRNPYAWVNEWKESKVNDPDFFIHHSTYLQDEKGFLSKQLLRKIENYKKNDYDYWLWMYKGEIIGLGDMVYNMNHFHPLDELPDDDDILLIDTATDTGHQVSATVHCAFALTKKRNVILLDTWYYSPENKSVKKAPSDLSKDFFEWITKIRETYKKSIDRMTIDSAEGALRNQVFKDYSIRLHPISKKKKVDMIDNVHDLLAQGRFFYLDTENNKIFIEEHRKYQWDADTLQSDDPKVVKEDDHTCDAFQYYVNDNLRKLGLKF
- a CDS encoding phage portal protein, with amino-acid sequence MGLLKGIEKLSDHKDVTLNEEMFQQIEIWKSLYKGYYEKWHNITYQTVEGRKQRIMESLNMAKASAAEMASLVFNEKCEISISDDTLANNIEEVFKQNKFYKKFQDYLEYSFALGGMVIKPYVEDEKIRLSFVTADCFIPLTWQNETIYEAVFPSEYKKGDKKYTHLEWHVWEDGEYVIRNELYESNGQDLGIKVALSTLFPDLEEEVRISGLSKPIFTYFKPNTANNIDTQSPLGISIYANALDTMKAIDTAFDSLHREFRLGKKRIIVPAHMVQVVIDPQTGEPKRYFNTSDETYEALNADENDVDIRDMTVELRVEEHIEAINALLNLFAMQTGFSAGTFTFDGESMKTATEVISEQSKTFKSKQSHEVIIEASLQELIDSIVAIAELYNIFSAPENYEVAISFDDSIAEDKSAEINQQIQLVTNQLQSRKRAIMRIHGMTEEDAEQLLQEIYAEERQGSPDFEELQSESVLFGARE
- a CDS encoding helix-turn-helix domain-containing protein — translated: MESQSIGEFIRSKRKEKGLSLRELARRTGVSQPYLSQLETGSHNNPSLDTLRKICKQLDVDYIDFFVRIGYITEEDIKSYVARRWLNES
- a CDS encoding phage minor capsid protein gives rise to the protein MNPNQLDIFTQPVIDIYRTLEEEIFLMMAKRLKTDDDITREQAFEWQAEKIQQLNSINDETIKMLSKTTGLAEKEIRKIFEEVGDETINTVDEDVERIYNQAKAEGKSDILATFVVLGAMIYGFQRLRKSREYQRTVSEFQNRVFRDFNVFINETLITTNYGEGTVARMYRRIVEEAVSRVLTGDITINKAVAETVIKWAERGIQSGFVDRSGRIWSLDRYAEATIRSTVNTLYNELTINRMKEYGTDLVLVSSLPDPREACSRIQGKVASLSYPSSHPKYPSVYEFGYGELWGLRGVNCRHRFYAWFEGISENNQVQYNVREAQERYQLSQKQRYYERQIRKAKRSLNIAKELGDEELIQRYRRLVRARQARIREFIKEHDLPRRYDRERVIA
- a CDS encoding putative minor capsid protein, coding for MRIGPLPKRWLIHSIEYYEYLGEDDWSNPIYDDPIVIKNVRFDNSTVFSRDTTQTKVLADAVIFVDVTHSDPVLDFKERSKIQFNGRDMILQKVIPCFYPHKNEVRHYELEVI
- a CDS encoding minor capsid protein, producing the protein MAVRVNVKKDLRGVGKRVSQMTKLGQYALANQVHADSNRYAPLLTGDLRNQSAVSPDNKSIVWNVPYARRQYYNYGAKFTTPGTGPKWDEKAKAIHIRSWERVVKRAMK
- a CDS encoding phage tail terminator protein — encoded protein: MTLDFMLKLNQLINSLDLYAPCKIGVLGEEESLSIMSMPGGEETVYFDGVRDKDYQVQVNAKSRNHNNCFNALTTIYQTLENLTDLPSDNGSYDFQGITTQSLPSLVMQDEDGFFIYQLSISAKITIYEGVS
- a CDS encoding phage tail tube protein; translated protein: MARQKNALTEYYVGAIPSDGSTEPEYFRLAKWISTVTDDSEEETESVGYYDGDGTPETDVISVAKTYTFEGFYDDEDPAMSFIKSLEFETGEGRKIMFKQVRTNGDTLEGRATVTDIAVTGGEATEYATFNCTIAWDRKPDITPGDGNGGGGVEG
- a CDS encoding DUF6673 family protein, whose product is MAIKIQTEKPEIPVEIGDLKFSFDVSDESIKKFREDALKIQKELENIESIDNDKEALEAAKNVLHRGYSLILGDGSFEKIYELSPSVIICMKYLEQIVVGIEEELRNKGYSQTQKEKAQKYISNKKK
- a CDS encoding bacteriophage Gp15 family protein, translating into MKRVLSLAYPIDDTVEINGEKYELDMSFDNVIRLIDMLNDDELDDITKIEIGLYMLLSVELDYDIEKKAKIFKEIFEKVILEGEKAEPALDIQGNPMPEKKEKVIYSLKEDAEYIYASFMQDYGIDLIEEQGKLHWYKFKALLSGLRNDTHFKEILNIRTMELPKGKGMEKERRRIMELKEIYKLKDQSD